In a genomic window of Deltaproteobacteria bacterium:
- a CDS encoding SDR family oxidoreductase: protein MPRKKKSEANQEAAAVKCVPEKPKGEILVTGAAGVLAQETISRLHEKYRIVAVDFRRAVEIGDDIPSYKVDFLKRGLEDIFRKHDIKAVIHLGRIGTNPQGGFLRYNGNVIGTQKLFDLCVKYKVDQVIVLSSFFVYGANAYNPALLNEDTPLKASDLTLDLIDSVELENLSNIYMYKYPGLHMAILRPCNIAGPGVRNNIGRLLSRKVVPVLWGFNPVMQFIHVKDAAEAIVLAYEKKVPGVYNIAPEDWVAYKDVLARCGIKGVAMPSIPPALPRIISRTFRWKSFPSYLINYFKYPTIIDGGKFARTFGFKPRRSLEEIFTHYREMKKRAFL from the coding sequence ATGCCGCGCAAGAAAAAATCCGAAGCGAACCAGGAAGCTGCTGCCGTCAAGTGTGTGCCGGAAAAACCCAAGGGCGAGATTCTGGTCACCGGGGCCGCAGGAGTCCTTGCCCAGGAAACCATTTCCAGGCTCCACGAAAAATACAGGATCGTGGCCGTCGACTTTCGGCGGGCGGTTGAGATCGGGGACGACATCCCCAGCTACAAGGTTGATTTTTTGAAGCGCGGCCTTGAAGACATCTTCCGCAAGCACGACATAAAGGCCGTCATCCATCTGGGACGCATAGGGACCAACCCCCAGGGCGGGTTTCTGCGCTACAACGGAAACGTCATCGGAACCCAGAAGCTCTTCGACCTGTGCGTAAAGTACAAGGTGGACCAGGTTATCGTCCTTTCATCCTTTTTCGTTTACGGGGCCAACGCGTACAACCCGGCCCTTCTGAACGAGGACACCCCCCTGAAGGCCTCGGACCTGACCCTTGACCTCATCGATTCCGTGGAGCTGGAAAACCTCTCCAACATCTACATGTACAAGTATCCTGGCCTTCACATGGCGATCCTTCGGCCCTGTAATATAGCGGGCCCAGGGGTGCGCAACAACATAGGCCGCCTCCTGTCCAGGAAGGTTGTTCCGGTGCTGTGGGGATTCAACCCGGTCATGCAGTTCATCCACGTGAAGGACGCAGCAGAGGCCATAGTGCTGGCCTACGAAAAAAAGGTTCCCGGCGTCTACAACATAGCCCCCGAAGACTGGGTGGCCTACAAGGACGTTCTGGCCCGGTGCGGGATAAAGGGGGTGGCCATGCCGTCCATTCCCCCGGCCCTTCCGCGCATAATCAGCCGGACCTTCAGGTGGAAGTCCTTTCCCAGCTACCTCATCAACTACTTCAAGTATCCCACCATTATAGACGGCGGGAAATTCGCGCGCACCTTCGGGTTCAAGCCGAGACGCAGCCTTGAGGAAATTTTCACCCATTATCGGGAGATGAAGAAGCGCGCCTTTTTATAA
- a CDS encoding diguanylate cyclase, with amino-acid sequence MLDESAFKRDILDNLFEGVYFVDSQRVITYWSAATASLTGYSAEDVVGRTCCENIINYVDKWGHSLCETGGCPAQLSMEDGEIRQMPVSYRHKEGHMAPAWAKFIPVKDQSGKICGVMEAFQDMSPIEREREKSRLLEKMALMDPVTRIANRLAATARLDARLNELKRYGWPFGVLFCDVDRFKEVNDTYGHETGDLVLKAVAKTISANVRSSDFVSRWGGDEFLVVLQNTNGDNLFRIADKIRRLMEQCRVIASGDGGRVTVGVTASIGATLALADDSPDSLLRRVDSLMYQSKREGTNRASVDESRNAVNTSCKNGP; translated from the coding sequence ATGCTGGACGAATCCGCCTTTAAACGCGACATCCTGGACAACCTTTTCGAGGGAGTCTATTTCGTGGACAGCCAGAGGGTCATCACGTACTGGAGCGCGGCCACGGCCAGTCTGACCGGGTACAGCGCCGAAGACGTCGTCGGAAGGACCTGCTGCGAAAACATCATCAATTACGTGGACAAGTGGGGGCACAGCCTTTGCGAAACCGGCGGCTGCCCCGCCCAGTTGAGCATGGAGGACGGTGAAATCAGGCAGATGCCGGTTTCCTACAGGCACAAGGAAGGGCACATGGCCCCGGCCTGGGCCAAATTCATACCGGTAAAGGATCAATCAGGGAAAATCTGCGGCGTGATGGAAGCATTTCAGGACATGAGCCCCATAGAACGGGAGCGTGAAAAGTCACGGCTTCTGGAAAAAATGGCCCTCATGGATCCGGTCACCCGCATAGCCAACCGCCTTGCCGCCACGGCCCGCCTGGATGCCAGGCTCAACGAGCTCAAGCGTTACGGCTGGCCCTTCGGGGTTCTTTTTTGCGACGTGGACCGATTCAAGGAGGTCAACGACACCTACGGCCACGAAACCGGGGATCTGGTTTTGAAGGCGGTGGCGAAAACCATTTCCGCCAATGTTCGCTCTTCGGATTTCGTGAGCCGCTGGGGAGGCGATGAATTCCTGGTGGTTCTCCAAAATACCAACGGGGACAATCTTTTTCGCATAGCCGACAAGATACGCCGCCTCATGGAGCAATGCAGGGTTATCGCCTCCGGCGACGGAGGGCGCGTCACGGTGGGGGTGACCGCCTCCATCGGGGCCACCCTGGCCCTGGCCGACGACAGCCCCGATTCGCTTTTGAGGCGCGTGGACAGCCTGATGTATCAAAGCAAGAGGGAAGGCACCAACCGGGCGAGCGTTGATGAGAGTCGGAACGCCGTAAACACCTCCTGCAAAAATGGGCCGTAA
- a CDS encoding glycosyltransferase family 39 protein: protein MPEIAEPNAVPQSHGKYLTWAALLGLIALALYLAFRFTINALPLQPDEADVIFGPEWSVSRGLPSSAGIYPGFPHLFFSFFSSIFTPFLPKDPIIAPWVVSRAINLALYGLNIAIFFLASRNFLSRPWAFLAALVFALSPGVFFSAIFVKTESLLLLGICASLFFGGRLADDPQQIRWHALLGVCAGLTVAVKFNPFPVLVWAAALWLARDRIDFRRSLSATGIFILAALASTALMWPGIFDLSAYSAQRFKIDIYFENAPSAFRGVDELFAFPYGRFSYGLCLILPFAAGPLNYLAALVGLMFSAAPKRVLALWGIASACYLLAALWVTLIRPAWLFTPAIPVISIGCVFFWKRIWEGFGKTGMVAAFVGMALVVAVSFYQYPAAAMGINETIKAQAEGLAEAFRLSGQGRPLGRDDVLLLTNSGLAVHQRYAAQSPSKTVMERRPQYILVLDSYLKNFCKYRKNPGYAVQCAFFGRLMEGREGYSPVWTRRIDFPLRSWSPDPEGSMTVRLLRRNGQPPAKKGSGL, encoded by the coding sequence GTGCCGGAAATTGCAGAACCAAATGCTGTGCCGCAATCACACGGAAAATACCTCACATGGGCGGCCCTACTGGGCCTAATTGCCCTGGCCCTCTATCTGGCCTTCCGTTTCACCATAAACGCCCTGCCTTTGCAACCCGATGAGGCAGACGTGATTTTCGGCCCGGAGTGGAGCGTCTCTAGGGGCCTGCCGTCTTCGGCTGGCATTTACCCCGGCTTTCCCCACCTGTTTTTTTCATTTTTCTCAAGTATCTTCACACCCTTTCTTCCGAAAGACCCCATTATCGCGCCCTGGGTTGTGTCCCGCGCGATAAACCTCGCCTTATACGGATTAAACATCGCCATCTTTTTCCTGGCATCCAGAAACTTTCTTTCCCGGCCCTGGGCCTTTCTTGCCGCCCTGGTTTTCGCTCTCAGCCCCGGGGTGTTTTTTTCGGCGATTTTCGTCAAAACAGAGTCCCTGCTGCTTCTGGGCATATGCGCGTCCCTGTTTTTCGGCGGAAGGCTGGCGGATGATCCCCAACAAATCAGGTGGCACGCCCTATTGGGGGTCTGCGCCGGGCTTACCGTAGCGGTAAAGTTCAACCCCTTTCCGGTGCTGGTCTGGGCCGCCGCCCTCTGGTTGGCGCGGGACAGGATCGATTTCAGGAGGAGCCTCTCCGCCACGGGAATTTTCATTCTGGCCGCCCTGGCCTCCACGGCCCTTATGTGGCCGGGGATTTTCGACCTTTCCGCATACAGCGCCCAGAGATTCAAGATCGACATCTATTTCGAGAACGCCCCCTCGGCCTTTCGGGGTGTGGATGAGCTTTTCGCCTTTCCCTACGGCAGGTTCAGCTACGGCCTTTGCCTCATCCTTCCCTTTGCAGCCGGACCGCTCAACTATCTGGCCGCGCTTGTCGGCCTCATGTTTTCTGCGGCCCCGAAAAGGGTGCTGGCCCTTTGGGGAATCGCTTCAGCCTGCTACCTCCTGGCGGCCCTCTGGGTCACCCTGATCCGCCCCGCCTGGCTCTTCACTCCTGCCATACCGGTAATTTCCATCGGATGCGTGTTTTTCTGGAAGCGGATATGGGAGGGTTTCGGAAAAACTGGCATGGTCGCGGCTTTTGTCGGAATGGCCCTTGTGGTGGCCGTCTCCTTTTACCAGTATCCGGCGGCGGCAATGGGCATAAACGAGACCATAAAGGCCCAGGCCGAGGGCCTGGCCGAGGCTTTCAGGCTTTCAGGCCAGGGCCGTCCCCTTGGCCGGGACGATGTATTGCTGCTCACCAACAGCGGCCTTGCGGTTCACCAGAGGTACGCGGCGCAAAGTCCGTCGAAAACCGTTATGGAAAGGCGTCCGCAATATATCCTTGTCCTGGATTCCTACCTGAAAAACTTCTGCAAATACCGGAAAAATCCGGGGTACGCCGTCCAGTGCGCCTTTTTCGGGCGTCTCATGGAAGGCCGCGAAGGCTACAGCCCGGTATGGACGCGAAGGATAGATTTTCCGCTAAGGTCGTGGAGCCCCGATCCAGAAGGCTCCATGACGGTGCGCCTTCTGCGGAGAAACGGCCAGCCGCCTGCGAAGAAAGGTTCCGGCTTGTGA
- a CDS encoding GAF domain-containing sensor histidine kinase, translating to METPATILDTLAALSSHCRNTKLSWDKRLNLVLKEIVRSLNVDKASIMMRQGRAHLAVRASTRPEIVGVLVPLNSQSPSAWVVKNKAPLYVDEENPADVSLKEARYTKRAFFSVPLMIKNRVIGVLNITEKKNDDHLSEAERKLAIELCARFITALEMERMADLLRKRERDLREKNKKLKEFERVKEDLFNMLVHDLKGPISELTCLHGILSEGVRGENQTVVRAAQAACGGLSQMVSNLLDVVQLEEGKLPLKPEPIAPGPFLKEVLSGLAALAWVKDIVFTFQPFASAGVGTLAADKALLRRVLANLLTNAIRYSPPGDRVEAGFLYPSASEIAFFIKDNGPGVPDELKERIFDKFVRVESRRDERSFSTGLGLAFCKLAVDAHGGRIRVEDAAPVGARFFFTLPLKSSR from the coding sequence ATGGAAACACCCGCAACCATTCTGGACACCCTTGCGGCTCTCAGCAGCCACTGCCGCAACACCAAGCTCTCCTGGGACAAGCGCCTGAACCTTGTGCTGAAAGAGATTGTGCGCTCGCTTAACGTGGACAAGGCTTCCATCATGATGAGGCAGGGCAGGGCGCATCTGGCGGTAAGGGCGTCCACCCGCCCGGAGATAGTGGGGGTGCTGGTCCCCCTGAACTCCCAGAGCCCGTCCGCCTGGGTTGTGAAAAACAAGGCCCCTCTTTACGTTGACGAGGAAAACCCCGCCGATGTCTCGCTCAAAGAGGCGCGCTACACCAAGCGGGCCTTTTTTTCCGTGCCGCTCATGATCAAAAACCGCGTGATCGGGGTTTTGAACATCACCGAAAAAAAGAACGACGATCACCTGAGCGAGGCCGAAAGAAAGCTCGCCATAGAGTTGTGCGCCCGCTTCATAACCGCCCTTGAGATGGAGCGCATGGCCGACCTTTTGCGCAAGCGCGAACGCGACCTTAGGGAGAAGAACAAAAAGCTGAAGGAGTTCGAAAGGGTAAAGGAAGACCTTTTCAACATGCTGGTTCACGACCTGAAAGGCCCCATCTCCGAGCTTACGTGCCTGCACGGAATCCTGTCCGAGGGGGTGAGGGGCGAGAACCAGACGGTGGTGAGGGCCGCCCAGGCCGCATGCGGCGGGCTGTCCCAGATGGTTTCCAACCTCCTGGACGTGGTCCAGCTGGAGGAGGGAAAACTTCCTCTCAAGCCGGAGCCTATAGCGCCCGGTCCGTTTTTGAAGGAGGTCCTGTCCGGTTTGGCGGCCCTGGCCTGGGTCAAGGACATCGTTTTCACCTTCCAGCCCTTCGCCAGCGCCGGAGTCGGAACCCTTGCTGCGGACAAGGCCCTTTTGCGCCGGGTCCTGGCCAACCTGCTAACTAATGCAATACGTTACTCCCCGCCGGGCGACCGGGTGGAGGCCGGCTTTCTATATCCTTCGGCCAGTGAAATCGCCTTTTTCATTAAGGACAACGGTCCAGGCGTGCCGGACGAACTGAAGGAAAGGATATTTGACAAGTTCGTGCGCGTTGAAAGCCGAAGGGATGAGCGCAGCTTTTCCACCGGCCTTGGTCTCGCGTTCTGCAAACTGGCCGTTGACGCCCACGGAGGCCGGATCAGGGTTGAGGACGCAGCCCCTGTGGGAGCCCGCTTCTTTTTCACCCTGCCCCTTAAATCATCCCGTTAA
- a CDS encoding acyltransferase family protein — protein MKIRTLLKKLLVTPDVEDILQKIPKDVGSFGYDPWGFNWDSAMIGLGLFKKIYDHYFRVEAYGLEHVPPKGRVLIIANHSGQIPFDGALIGTAVATNPGGPRAARAMIERFFPTVPFLGNLLNEVGGVIGDPVNCVRMIRREEAVIVFPEGVRGSGKLYKKRYQLQRFGNGFMHIAMTEHAPIVPVGVVGCEETMPSLANIKPLADLLAVPYVPVTVPFPLPAKVILNFGEPMIFSGDIDSEEGVTQRVEMVKDAIRKLIEKGLSQRKGVF, from the coding sequence ATGAAAATCAGGACTTTGCTGAAAAAGCTGTTGGTCACGCCCGACGTGGAGGACATTCTCCAGAAAATTCCCAAGGACGTCGGGTCCTTCGGCTACGACCCCTGGGGCTTCAACTGGGACAGCGCCATGATCGGCCTGGGCCTTTTCAAGAAAATCTACGACCACTATTTCAGGGTGGAGGCCTACGGCCTGGAGCACGTACCGCCCAAGGGCCGGGTGCTAATCATCGCCAATCACAGCGGCCAGATTCCCTTTGACGGCGCGCTGATCGGCACCGCCGTGGCCACCAACCCCGGCGGACCCAGGGCCGCCAGGGCCATGATCGAGCGTTTTTTCCCCACGGTTCCCTTTTTGGGAAATCTTCTGAACGAGGTGGGCGGCGTTATCGGTGACCCGGTGAACTGCGTCCGGATGATCCGGCGCGAAGAGGCGGTCATCGTGTTTCCGGAAGGCGTGCGCGGCAGCGGCAAGCTCTACAAGAAACGTTACCAACTCCAGCGCTTCGGCAACGGCTTCATGCACATCGCCATGACCGAACACGCGCCCATAGTGCCAGTGGGAGTAGTGGGCTGCGAGGAAACCATGCCATCCCTTGCCAATATCAAGCCTTTGGCCGATCTTCTGGCCGTGCCCTACGTTCCTGTCACGGTTCCCTTCCCCTTGCCGGCCAAGGTCATTCTTAACTTCGGCGAACCCATGATATTTTCCGGCGACATAGATTCCGAGGAGGGCGTGACCCAGAGGGTGGAGATGGTCAAGGACGCCATTCGGAAACTGATCGAAAAAGGACTCAGCCAGAGAAAAGGAGTTTTCTGA
- a CDS encoding ABC transporter substrate-binding protein, translated as MKSVATKAVILILLAVSGYILFAPARGVSEDALPASEPAIAAEADPALVLPAGAEPVAETPVAADIAAETDEIVIGLNIPLKGPYKEQGEDQKKAYELAVDMINKGGGLLGKKVKAVIMDTENNPQLAQQNTLKMIWEHNACMISGGSSSAEAVAIADECQKQGVVFMTGLTHANDTTGHTVTPAGFTVQTARRHTFRWFLNAWMSANALAPYLVEEFGKSSSYVYITADYNWGHSVEESMRRFLEIKGADTYDAIPVPLGTKDYTEQLKQAKKLDPDILVLVLFGADQVAALKQADEMGLDSKMQIVVPIVDMYMAHEVGAKAFRGVISTAIWDWTLEDTFAGTKKFVEAFRAKYNRPPGVSAACAWVAINQWAEAVKRAQDPFADDKIIHALEGAQEGGKGHKFTLLKGEEQWRNWDHQCISSVYIIRGKNPKKAKSEWDFFELVSEVPGLKVIQTREENPVSLDPLVIEE; from the coding sequence ATGAAGTCCGTGGCCACCAAGGCGGTAATTCTGATTTTACTGGCCGTTTCGGGCTACATCCTTTTCGCCCCGGCCCGGGGTGTTTCAGAAGACGCGCTTCCCGCGTCCGAGCCCGCCATTGCGGCTGAGGCTGATCCTGCGCTGGTCCTGCCCGCCGGAGCCGAGCCGGTCGCGGAAACGCCTGTGGCAGCCGACATTGCTGCTGAAACCGATGAAATAGTCATCGGCCTCAACATCCCCCTGAAAGGCCCCTACAAGGAGCAGGGGGAGGACCAGAAAAAGGCCTACGAGCTGGCCGTTGACATGATCAACAAGGGCGGCGGGCTTCTGGGAAAAAAGGTCAAGGCCGTCATAATGGACACCGAGAACAACCCCCAGCTCGCCCAGCAGAACACCCTCAAGATGATCTGGGAGCATAACGCATGCATGATCTCCGGCGGTTCCAGTTCCGCCGAGGCGGTGGCCATAGCCGACGAATGCCAGAAGCAGGGCGTTGTTTTCATGACCGGCCTCACCCACGCCAATGACACTACCGGGCACACAGTCACGCCCGCCGGCTTCACCGTCCAGACCGCCCGCCGCCATACCTTCCGGTGGTTCCTTAACGCCTGGATGTCAGCCAATGCGCTGGCCCCCTACCTCGTGGAAGAATTCGGCAAGAGCTCGAGTTATGTTTACATTACAGCCGACTACAATTGGGGTCACTCGGTCGAGGAGTCCATGCGCAGGTTCCTGGAAATCAAGGGCGCAGACACCTACGACGCAATCCCGGTTCCCCTTGGAACCAAGGATTATACCGAGCAGCTCAAGCAGGCCAAGAAGCTTGATCCGGACATACTGGTCCTGGTGCTTTTCGGAGCCGATCAGGTGGCCGCTCTGAAACAGGCCGATGAAATGGGCCTCGACAGCAAGATGCAGATCGTGGTGCCCATCGTCGATATGTACATGGCCCACGAAGTCGGCGCAAAAGCCTTCAGGGGCGTAATTTCCACCGCGATTTGGGATTGGACCCTTGAGGACACCTTCGCCGGAACCAAGAAATTCGTCGAGGCCTTCCGCGCCAAGTACAACCGTCCGCCCGGAGTTTCGGCGGCCTGCGCCTGGGTTGCGATAAACCAGTGGGCCGAAGCGGTGAAAAGAGCCCAGGACCCCTTTGCGGACGACAAGATAATCCACGCCCTTGAAGGAGCCCAGGAAGGCGGCAAGGGCCACAAGTTCACCCTTCTGAAGGGCGAGGAGCAATGGCGCAACTGGGATCACCAGTGCATCAGCTCGGTTTACATCATACGCGGTAAAAATCCCAAGAAGGCCAAGAGTGAATGGGACTTCTTCGAGCTTGTGTCCGAAGTCCCCGGCCTGAAGGTAATCCAGACACGTGAGGAAAACCCGGTGAGCCTGGACCCCCTGGTCATC
- a CDS encoding NAD(P)-dependent oxidoreductase, which yields MKVLVTGSEGYVGAFVSAELLSRGYSVVGLDNFSKYGPGVPAFGTHPGYRFVFGDAGDRKLLKSLLSECEYFIINAALTGGVPFLSQRPYDILAENERITKAAFDAAIAVQSENPLKRVVLISSSAVYENAQVIPTPESQAETCPAPGTSYGLQKLCAEFYAKSAFMQYGLDYTIVRPFNVAGVVASMRPDDAEERYARSASRSTHVIPQLAQKILGGRNPLHILGDGSQVRSFIHGRDLALGIRLAMERLEASGHAFNLSSDQAVSIMELAGMLWQRLAPGRTMQIESGPTLAAEVRLRAADMAKARELLGFRAETGIDGILDEVALWASGQGD from the coding sequence ATGAAGGTACTCGTCACCGGCTCTGAAGGATATGTCGGGGCCTTCGTTTCCGCAGAACTTCTGTCGCGCGGCTACAGCGTTGTCGGCCTGGACAATTTTTCCAAGTACGGCCCAGGCGTCCCGGCCTTCGGCACTCATCCGGGCTACAGGTTCGTTTTCGGAGACGCGGGGGACAGAAAACTGCTCAAGTCCTTATTGAGTGAATGCGAATATTTCATAATAAACGCGGCACTTACCGGAGGTGTGCCCTTTCTTTCCCAGAGGCCCTACGACATACTGGCCGAAAACGAGCGGATCACCAAGGCCGCCTTTGACGCCGCCATCGCCGTCCAAAGCGAGAATCCCCTAAAGCGCGTGGTGCTCATAAGCTCCAGCGCGGTTTACGAGAACGCCCAGGTCATACCCACCCCCGAAAGCCAGGCGGAAACCTGCCCCGCGCCCGGAACATCCTACGGCCTTCAGAAGTTGTGCGCGGAATTCTACGCAAAAAGCGCCTTTATGCAATACGGCCTCGATTACACCATCGTGCGCCCCTTCAACGTTGCCGGCGTCGTCGCGTCCATGAGGCCGGATGACGCCGAAGAGCGTTACGCCCGCTCGGCCAGCCGCAGCACCCACGTAATCCCCCAGCTTGCGCAAAAGATTCTGGGAGGCCGGAACCCGCTTCACATCTTGGGCGACGGGAGCCAGGTGCGCTCCTTCATCCACGGGCGGGATTTGGCCCTGGGAATCCGGCTCGCGATGGAGCGTCTTGAAGCATCGGGCCATGCCTTCAACCTGTCGTCGGATCAGGCCGTTTCCATCATGGAGCTGGCAGGGATGCTGTGGCAAAGGCTCGCGCCCGGAAGAACCATGCAGATCGAGTCCGGTCCCACCCTTGCGGCGGAGGTGAGGCTTCGGGCGGCGGATATGGCCAAGGCCCGCGAACTCCTGGGTTTCCGCGCCGAAACTGGCATTGACGGAATACTGGACGAGGTGGCGCTCTGGGCTTCCGGGCAGGGAGATTAG
- a CDS encoding amidohydrolase family protein translates to MNRRRFLELCVAAGFFAAFPEMTGCGPKNAMPRSAKGKALAIINGRVVDVVKGRVLENASLFIEKGRIVSVDFGPAPKPTDMLTVFDAEGAYLIPGLMDAHCHSTMSAAYGIKSVEAWRHYRQLRRQYEASIASGVTTLRDVGAFPGLLHEFIREIESGALNGPRIVFCNSILNVAGGHPDIPPTDVNVFAGITAYHMGMAMTNYSGKKERDYALSNNSTDAHFVKLTVDRESLLCGKGEIPVYPDDDLKAIFGFAENRNMPVVCHCLTGWGLERMASWPVHSLEHIVSDTVLTDRQVLNIARRKTAVVPTISLGESYLIEEAYNVLPPEYNVEIVQKELLFRREYLREVPEYQCDPVIHAQNMARLSDYKRYAWSDMPAKKVYLARPDAFFGTAITGVRNLRKMRDAGVLIGVGMDAGLPFSYFGSLYREMEMLQRIGFSPAEVLACATINNAKILGVEDRLGTLEDGKCADIVALNQNPLDDMAATRQPSAVFKEGRLVHSNREWKRDADGMMRATGIAA, encoded by the coding sequence ATGAACAGAAGACGCTTTCTTGAACTTTGCGTGGCTGCGGGTTTTTTTGCGGCTTTTCCCGAAATGACGGGCTGCGGCCCGAAAAACGCCATGCCCCGGTCTGCCAAGGGAAAGGCCCTTGCAATCATCAACGGGCGCGTGGTGGACGTCGTAAAGGGCAGGGTTCTGGAAAACGCCTCCCTTTTTATCGAGAAGGGGCGCATAGTCTCGGTGGATTTCGGCCCGGCCCCCAAGCCCACGGACATGCTCACCGTTTTTGACGCCGAAGGCGCGTATCTGATTCCCGGCCTCATGGACGCGCACTGCCATTCCACCATGTCGGCGGCCTACGGCATAAAAAGCGTGGAAGCCTGGCGCCACTACAGGCAGCTTCGCCGCCAGTACGAGGCGTCCATCGCAAGCGGCGTCACTACCTTAAGGGACGTGGGGGCCTTTCCGGGGCTCCTTCACGAATTCATAAGGGAAATCGAATCAGGGGCACTTAACGGCCCGCGCATCGTTTTCTGCAACTCCATTTTGAACGTCGCCGGGGGGCACCCGGACATACCACCCACGGACGTCAACGTTTTCGCCGGGATAACTGCCTACCACATGGGCATGGCGATGACCAACTACAGCGGTAAAAAGGAGCGCGATTACGCCCTTTCGAATAACTCCACCGACGCGCATTTCGTGAAGCTCACCGTTGACAGGGAGTCGCTTCTGTGCGGCAAGGGCGAGATTCCGGTCTATCCGGACGATGACTTAAAGGCCATTTTCGGTTTCGCCGAAAACCGGAACATGCCGGTTGTCTGCCACTGCCTCACCGGGTGGGGCCTGGAGCGCATGGCTTCCTGGCCCGTCCACAGCCTGGAACACATAGTTTCCGATACCGTCCTGACCGACAGGCAGGTGTTGAACATCGCCAGGAGAAAGACGGCGGTCGTCCCCACCATAAGCCTTGGCGAGTCCTACCTCATCGAGGAGGCGTACAACGTCCTGCCGCCTGAGTATAACGTCGAGATCGTGCAAAAGGAGCTTCTGTTCCGGCGCGAGTATCTGCGCGAAGTTCCCGAATACCAGTGCGACCCGGTCATCCACGCCCAAAACATGGCCCGCCTTTCCGATTACAAGCGATACGCATGGAGCGACATGCCCGCAAAAAAGGTCTATCTGGCCAGGCCCGACGCCTTTTTCGGAACCGCCATCACGGGAGTCAGGAACCTTCGCAAAATGCGTGATGCCGGGGTTCTGATAGGCGTGGGCATGGACGCTGGGCTCCCCTTCTCGTATTTCGGCAGCCTTTACCGTGAGATGGAGATGCTGCAAAGGATAGGCTTTTCCCCGGCGGAGGTTCTTGCCTGCGCCACCATCAACAACGCGAAGATTCTGGGTGTGGAGGATCGCCTTGGAACGCTCGAGGATGGCAAGTGCGCCGACATCGTGGCCCTGAACCAAAATCCGCTTGATGACATGGCGGCCACGAGGCAGCCTTCGGCGGTCTTCAAGGAGGGAAGGCTCGTTCACTCGAATCGTGAATGGAAGCGCGACGCCGACGGAATGATGAGGGCCACCGGAATCGCTGCGTGA
- a CDS encoding PAS domain S-box protein yields the protein MGQNPNYGVFKNLLFESLVDAAKNGQGLEAEKWARIKTEEMSVRFLAHFADGDDLTLPVLKGFVSSSEAIGISDPNGVHYFQNPAFAEMFGYTAEELMSAGGPRAIYNDGDTFRQVFDNIMSGRSWCGEIEMKACCGRVFPVSLRADAIKDIKGNIEGLIGIHTDISERREIERQLRRTQVELSVKSQELSETNEALHRIVVQMKEDRKNAEKRIVDNVGDFVLPYVRRMREVVREPELLVFINVIEDNLNEIVAPFMERLVSGKVSLTPRELEVANLVRTGATSRDIAKLLKVSKRAVEFHRDSLRNKLGLKKSKKNLKSHLDSISGSR from the coding sequence ATGGGACAGAACCCAAATTATGGGGTCTTTAAAAATCTTTTGTTCGAGTCCCTCGTGGATGCTGCGAAAAACGGCCAGGGTCTTGAAGCGGAAAAATGGGCGAGGATCAAAACCGAGGAAATGTCGGTCAGATTTTTGGCCCATTTTGCAGACGGCGACGATTTGACCCTGCCCGTGCTGAAGGGCTTCGTAAGCTCCAGCGAAGCCATAGGCATATCAGACCCCAATGGCGTTCATTATTTTCAGAATCCCGCCTTTGCCGAAATGTTCGGATACACCGCCGAGGAACTGATGTCCGCCGGCGGCCCCAGGGCTATTTACAACGATGGCGACACCTTCAGGCAGGTCTTCGACAACATTATGAGCGGCCGGTCCTGGTGCGGCGAAATCGAGATGAAGGCCTGTTGCGGTCGGGTCTTCCCCGTTTCCCTGCGGGCCGACGCCATAAAAGACATCAAGGGAAACATCGAGGGCCTGATCGGCATTCACACTGACATATCCGAACGGCGCGAAATAGAACGCCAGCTCAGGCGGACCCAGGTCGAGCTTTCGGTGAAGAGCCAGGAACTGTCCGAGACCAACGAGGCCCTGCACCGAATTGTCGTCCAGATGAAGGAGGACCGGAAGAACGCGGAAAAGCGGATAGTGGACAACGTGGGGGATTTCGTGCTGCCCTACGTGAGGCGGATGAGGGAAGTTGTAAGGGAACCGGAACTTCTGGTGTTCATCAACGTGATTGAGGACAACCTTAACGAAATCGTGGCCCCGTTCATGGAAAGGCTCGTTTCAGGCAAAGTGTCGCTCACTCCCAGGGAGCTTGAAGTCGCCAACCTGGTGAGAACCGGGGCTACAAGCCGCGACATCGCCAAGCTCCTCAAGGTTTCCAAAAGGGCGGTGGAATTCCACAGGGACAGCCTTCGCAACAAGCTGGGCCTGAAAAAGAGCAAGAAGAACCTGAAATCGCATCTTGATTCAATCTCCGGCTCCCGCTGA